The Acidicapsa acidisoli genome contains a region encoding:
- a CDS encoding O-antigen ligase family protein, with protein MAFGGLVRRLTVALLMLYAFAVPWEYSLDLGEPFGNAARILGILLLVTVAPLVLMMRGARRPGVVQWLVLALYLYFVCSYFWTVEQDATMDKIRAYFQVMMIVWLVWEVAEAPEDLRGLFRAFVAGCWVLAILTFLNFASASSAVEQLAGQVRFVAEGQDPNDVARFLDLGFPLAALLFATEKQWLTRFLAIGYIPAGLLAVLLTASRGGFSGALAALLGSAILLVMWRPRASSVVFVGLAVTVVAIFLFVPAGSLDRLATIPEEVGGGDLNDRLNIWDAGWHAFTRSPWWGYGAGTFTTAAGLASGDTAHNTVMAVLVTGGLAGTAIFAGILAGVARAVSRTGGLLRVALGTGMVVWLITSMVGSVEENRATWLLFAMVTLAGRLAEERRGAMMELFSGEGGTEVKMLVYAGR; from the coding sequence ATGGCTTTTGGAGGTCTGGTGAGGCGGCTGACGGTTGCGTTGCTGATGCTGTATGCATTTGCGGTGCCGTGGGAGTATTCGCTGGATCTTGGCGAGCCATTTGGGAATGCGGCTCGCATTCTTGGTATTTTGCTGCTGGTTACGGTGGCGCCTCTTGTGTTGATGATGCGAGGCGCGCGCAGACCGGGAGTTGTGCAATGGCTGGTGCTAGCGCTTTATCTATATTTTGTTTGCAGCTATTTCTGGACTGTAGAGCAAGATGCCACTATGGACAAGATTCGGGCCTACTTCCAGGTGATGATGATTGTCTGGCTTGTCTGGGAGGTTGCAGAGGCTCCCGAGGACTTGCGGGGGCTCTTTCGCGCCTTTGTGGCTGGTTGCTGGGTGTTGGCGATTTTGACCTTCCTCAACTTTGCGTCTGCCAGTTCAGCGGTGGAGCAATTGGCGGGACAGGTGCGGTTTGTGGCGGAGGGGCAGGACCCGAATGATGTGGCGCGGTTCCTGGATCTGGGATTTCCGCTGGCTGCGCTTTTGTTTGCGACGGAAAAGCAATGGCTGACGAGGTTTCTGGCCATCGGATATATTCCGGCGGGATTGCTGGCGGTGTTGTTGACGGCGTCCCGAGGAGGGTTTTCGGGGGCTCTTGCGGCCTTGCTGGGGTCTGCGATTTTGCTGGTGATGTGGCGTCCGAGGGCGTCGTCGGTCGTATTCGTGGGGCTTGCCGTGACGGTCGTTGCGATCTTCCTGTTTGTGCCGGCCGGTTCGTTGGACAGGCTGGCGACGATTCCGGAAGAGGTCGGCGGCGGAGACCTCAACGACCGGCTGAATATCTGGGATGCCGGATGGCATGCGTTCACTCGGTCGCCGTGGTGGGGTTACGGGGCGGGGACGTTTACGACGGCTGCGGGTCTTGCGTCTGGCGATACTGCGCACAACACGGTGATGGCGGTACTGGTAACTGGGGGACTGGCAGGAACGGCGATCTTTGCGGGAATTCTAGCTGGTGTCGCGCGGGCCGTGTCTCGAACGGGCGGGTTGCTGCGAGTGGCTTTGGGTACGGGGATGGTGGTGTGGCTGATTACCTCCATGGTTGGGTCGGTGGAGGAGAATCGTGCCACCTGGTTGCTGTTTGCCATGGTGACCTTGGCTGGGCGGCTGGCGGAAGAGCGGCGCGGGGCGATGATGGAGCTGTTTTCCGGAGAAGGCGGCACGGAAGTGAAGATGCTCGTGTACGCCGGCAGGTAG